One Candidatus Eisenbacteria bacterium DNA segment encodes these proteins:
- a CDS encoding TetR/AcrR family transcriptional regulator, translating into MFKRQGKARLAAERKKKILAASMRVFSKYGYQDTEVEDIARLAGLGKGTVYRHFGSKENLFFSTLEWGLTSLADEMNEAVSAAHGYVDKVKTALVTYLLFFEKHRDFYRIIVQDRMRTEIKSSPHRLMKKHMSLINHLTDVLEKGIRDGYFKKIDVESAAHALFGIINSLLYKWLTSRKRYPIRKEVSVIEEIFLSGILSVPQAAQATKKRCKERR; encoded by the coding sequence ATGTTCAAGAGGCAAGGCAAGGCCAGGCTCGCTGCCGAAAGAAAAAAGAAGATCCTCGCAGCGTCGATGAGGGTTTTCTCGAAATATGGCTATCAAGACACCGAGGTTGAGGATATTGCCAGGCTGGCCGGCCTCGGAAAAGGGACTGTTTATCGTCACTTCGGGAGCAAAGAAAACTTGTTCTTTTCCACGCTTGAATGGGGACTGACCAGTCTCGCAGATGAAATGAATGAGGCGGTATCCGCCGCTCACGGCTACGTGGACAAGGTCAAGACTGCTCTCGTGACCTATCTACTGTTCTTTGAAAAACACCGGGATTTCTACAGGATCATCGTCCAGGACAGGATGCGGACAGAGATCAAGTCCTCGCCTCACCGGTTGATGAAGAAACATATGTCCCTCATCAATCATTTGACTGATGTCCTGGAGAAAGGAATCAGGGATGGGTACTTCAAGAAGATCGATGTGGAAAGTGCAGCTCATGCACTATTCGGCATCATAAACTCGCTTCTATACAAATGGCTTACGTCCAGAAAAAGATATCCTATCAGAAAAGAAGTTTCTGTAATAGAGGAAATCTTTCTTAGCGGGATCCTGTCGGTTCCGCAGGCCGCGCAAGCGACAAAGAAAAGATGTAAGGAGAGAAGATGA
- a CDS encoding efflux RND transporter periplasmic adaptor subunit — protein sequence MKKLVGVLVVILVIALVVFVMMMAFRHKKAPVTQVTERVIPVEVQLVQRSPYTPVLNYTGEIKSIEEVLIYPRVSGKVAEMKIREGSMVRKNQVVALIDRDIPGLEFELAETISPVDGVVGKVLVDKGAEVGSASQGPAMGTPLAQILNMDSVKIVIQVLEQDLPRIRLGQKARIRVDAYPDREFYGAVTLVSPTLNNLTRTASAEITMPNRNHLLRPGMFPDIDLILGETQNLVFIPRYTILTEGNKQKVYVVVNGKAQERQLETGFTDRNLTYIKSGVSPKDSLVTSGQSQLKPGDKVRVVKGEGS from the coding sequence ATGAAAAAATTAGTCGGAGTCCTGGTAGTCATCCTGGTCATCGCACTAGTCGTGTTCGTCATGATGATGGCTTTCAGACATAAGAAAGCTCCAGTCACCCAGGTGACCGAGAGAGTCATTCCCGTGGAAGTGCAGCTTGTGCAGCGATCGCCCTACACCCCGGTCCTTAACTACACGGGCGAGATCAAGAGTATCGAGGAGGTGCTGATCTATCCAAGGGTATCGGGCAAGGTCGCAGAAATGAAGATACGGGAAGGGTCGATGGTAAGGAAGAATCAAGTGGTCGCCTTGATCGACCGGGACATACCCGGTCTGGAATTCGAATTGGCCGAAACAATATCTCCCGTGGATGGAGTAGTCGGGAAGGTGCTTGTGGACAAGGGAGCAGAGGTCGGCTCCGCATCACAAGGCCCGGCGATGGGCACTCCGTTGGCGCAGATTCTGAACATGGACTCGGTGAAGATTGTGATCCAAGTTCTGGAACAGGACCTTCCAAGGATCAGGTTGGGTCAGAAAGCCAGGATCCGGGTGGATGCCTATCCGGATAGGGAGTTCTATGGAGCTGTTACTCTCGTGAGTCCCACATTGAATAATCTAACACGGACTGCAAGCGCCGAGATAACCATGCCGAACCGGAATCATCTTTTGAGACCAGGGATGTTTCCGGATATCGACCTCATTCTCGGCGAAACTCAGAATCTTGTGTTCATCCCCAGGTACACCATCCTGACCGAAGGAAATAAGCAGAAGGTCTACGTAGTTGTGAATGGCAAAGCGCAGGAGAGGCAGCTCGAAACCGGTTTCACCGATAGGAATCTGACTTACATAAAGAGCGGGGTGAGTCCGAAGGACAGTCTGGTTACTTCAGGGCAGTCTCAACTCAAGCCGGGGGACAAAGTAAGAGTTGTCAAAGGAGAGGGAAGCTAA